One window of the Macaca thibetana thibetana isolate TM-01 chromosome 1, ASM2454274v1, whole genome shotgun sequence genome contains the following:
- the DMRTB1 gene encoding doublesex- and mab-3-related transcription factor B1, whose protein sequence is MQPSPLHLITQSTETLQTVHPPKGGKMQGSCCSSRDTLRGALLQVYPMSPEPGTCGARLIPAPLALQLPEVVVVLRRLTLPMADKMVRTPKCSRCRNHGFLVPVKGHAGKCRWKQCLCEKCYLISERQKIMAAQKVLKTQAAEEEQEAALCAQGPEQASGAAAAAPAPLPGGSLRPLPPGTPSGDAEPGPEGRAAACFFERPPRGRSPGPSAFQPVLGGRGHVEPSERAAVAMPSLAGPPFGAEATGSGYPGPLDLRRPLRPVPGPPFTDFGRPVSINPDRALGPEYPGGSSMHPYCPFPLGYLDAPPGVPLQQGFRHVSRSQYQGGGLASEPVGDFQPSYYLPPPPLPPLPPLPPLPPQPQFLPPGYLSALHFLPPPPPPPPPSSFSLTVLFDTDKENTDDQDAEVPPGEPSQPSSQEQSD, encoded by the exons ATGCAACCCAGTCCATTGCATCTAATTACCCAAAGCACAGAAACTCTCCAAACTGTGCACCCCCCAAAAGGAGGGAAAATGCAAGGTTCTTGCTGCAGTTCCCGGGACACACTGCGAGGTGCTTTGTTACAAGTGTATCCAATGTCCCCAGAACCAGGGACTTGTGGGGCGCGGCTCATCCCAGCGCCACTTgctctgcagctcccagaggTGGTGGTTGTGCTACGAAGGCTGACCCTGCCAATGGCCGACAAGATGGTGCGCACCCCTAAGTGCTCGAGATGCAGGAACCATGGCTTCCTGGTGCCCGTCAAGGGCCACGCAGGCAAATGCCGCTGGAAGCAGTGCCTCTGCGAGAAGTGCTACCTGATCTCCGAGCGCCAGAAGATCATGGCCGCGCAGAAGGTGCTCAAGACGCAGGCCGCCGAGGAGGAGCAGGAGGCGGCCCTGTGTGCGCAGGGTCCAGAGCAGGCCTCCGGGGCCGCGGCCGCCGCGCCCGCTCCCCTCCCGGGCGGGAGCCTGCGCCCTCTGCCTCCGGGGACTCCCTCCGGAGACGCCGAGCCGGGACCCGAGGGCCGCGCGGCCGCCTGCTTCTTCGAGCGGCCCCCGCGGGGCCGGAGTCCCGGCCCGAGCGCCTTCCAACCGGTTCTGGGCGGCCGCGGCCACGTGGAGCCGAGCGAGCGAGCCGCCGTGGCGATGCCCAGCCTTGCGGGACCCCCTTTTGGGGCGGAGGCCACAGGCAGTGGCTACCCCGGCCCCCTGGACCTGCGCAGGCCGCTGCGGCCCGTGCCTGGCCCGCCGTTCACCGACTTTG GGCGCCCTGTGAGCATCAACCCGGACCGTGCACTGGGCCCTGAGTACCCTGGCGGCTCCAGCATGCACCCCTACTGCCCGTTCCCGCTGGGCTACCTGGACGCCCCTCCTGGCGTCCCCCTGCAGCAGGGCTTCCGGCATGTGTCCCGCAGCCAGTACCAAGGCGGAGGCTTG GCATCAGAACCAGTGGGAGACTTCCAGCCAAGCTACTACCTGCCGCCGCCACCACTGCCGCCCCTTCCACCACTTCCACCACTTCCACCACAGCCCCAGTTCCTCCCGCCAGGCTACCTCTCTGCGCTCCACTTCCTCCCCCCGCCACCGCCACCACCGCCTCCGTCATCTTTCTCACTGACCGTCCTGTTTGATACTGACAAGGAGAACACTG ATGATCAGGATGCAGAGGTGCCACCGGGTGAGCCCAGCCAGCCATCGTCTCAGGAGCAGTCCGACTAG